A stretch of DNA from Xiphophorus maculatus strain JP 163 A chromosome 8, X_maculatus-5.0-male, whole genome shotgun sequence:
TTCTGCCGCAAAAATAATCGGTTTTCACGTTTAACTTTTAATTGTTGTTGAACGCGCATAAAATTTGTTACTGATAACTGTAGTAGATGATACTGGCAAGTACAGATTAAGtagatacaaaaaataaagaaaaggtaTTCTGTGATTTAAATACTGAACTTCCTTATTTTATCCCAACATATGTTCACTAACATTTGTCAATATAGCTACAATAAATCATCACTTTAATAATAGGTAAGTATGTTACAAAGGTTTATTATAGTGATATGTACTAAGCCTAAGCTGAATCACTTCCTGCAGCCGTTCGACTGTATTCGCCAAAGCTTTGGCAGCCATCTTTCTTTCACATCACAACTCATTTCCAACCATAAACTTAAGATTCCAACAAGCTAGTTGCATCAAAACGGcgcaaaacaaagaaaaaaactcaagatAAAAGAATTTTCAGCAAAGCAGAATCCTTCTCGGCTCATCACAGTGAATCAAAACAAACCAGCACAGCAGTAGAAAAAAGTGCTTTGGCTGTCAGCAACAACCAGCAAGAGCACTTACTTAGAGATGTCTTCTGGATCCGCCACCGGAGCAGTTGCTTGACCTCACCTAACTTTAATGAGTCGGGCGGACCCCCAGGCAGCTTGAAgaatcctcagcttgattgtAGTGGTCGGTTCAGTGTCCATCATCGATCTGCTGACGGTATTAGAGGCCATCTTTTCTCCTCAGATGTTTTAGGGAAGCCAGCTGCCCAACAAACCGCTGCTGAGAGGCCAAGGTCTGTCGTTCCTTGTCCACTGCTCtgtttattcacaaaaaatagCTTCCATAATttcaccaggaaaaaaaaaaaaacttagaataAGGGTTCCGACAAACAACTTACCTAAACAGACGTAGCGATTTCAAAACGCTCCAGTGGCAAATGGCTCTCAGTGGCCTACTGGCCCAATCTAGGCCCTGATACTGTACAGGTGTGTTAAGGTGCCAACACGGACACAATTTCAGGTTGGACCGCAAAAGTTTTCAGTTATTTAAGCAAGGCGTCCGGGCGGATTCAGCGTGTTAGGAGactagaaattatttttacaccGGGCTTCGGAGTTGATGAATATCAGAACGGTTTCATGTCGCTGTGTGGCCGGGCACCTGGGCACGCGGGCCGTAGAAGCTCCATGTCGCTATCGCGCATGACACGTGCACCTGTTCGGCAGGGTTGCCAGGTCCGACAGTTTCCAGTGGAAACACAATGTAAAACCCGCCCAAATAAAACAGTCCAaatgagatatatatataatgtttcaTTGTTTAATTATTCTATAATTATATAAGGGATAAACTGACTTGTTCTTAGAAAGATTTCATATTTGCCTGtccaaacactgaaaaacagtCCGAATCTCaaactcaattaaaattcaagttaatttatatatatatgtactgaagcaaaacatgaaaaatcaaaattaaacttCTAAACAtagattaaataaacaaaacaaacgcaAACGATATAAAAAGTCACGATTCGttgttccaaaaataaaatcacatagTTTACGGTTATTTCAGACTCTGTGTCCAGTGCAACTTTGCAGCACTTCAAAACAAGAACAGATAGAGACAGAGACGAGAAAATGTGTAGATAACAATGCATATGAAAATCTTTCACATACATCATGGGGTTCCGTGTGGTGACTGTTCTCAATAGCTTCATAATAAATCGGGTGTCAAATCCACCAATGTCAAATCAGACATCGGTGGAAAACCGGTGACCCCCTGTGGTAGTTAGCTGATATTACAAgtccactttttatttatttttgcattttacagaGGCAGACTACATTAGGCCGATATGgctgcaaaaagaaacaatggaAGCCATAAGGAGAATTTTATTCATTAGaacaataaatatacaaaactcAATCTCAAACTACTCAACACATGACTGAAGGTAAAACCAgtgtgcattttaaaatgacaccaAACCATCTGAGAGCATACAAAGTATACATACAGTCCTTCTCCCCCCTCTACAGTCATCAGAAATGGCTTAGAGATAAATTAAGTACCAGTGTATATATCAAACCATGCTGACTGTAAGGAATAACCTGAAGCCACTGTGCATCTACATGAACACACAGCATAAAAGTTAAGCACTTCTCTCAGTTTTACCACAttattgatcaaattaaaaaaaatcagtaggtAACATGCAGAAATACCCTTCTTTCATGAATGACCTCTTGTTGCTTAGTAACATCATTGATGGGAGACGGACAGTAAATAAagacttatttttgtttttttttatacatcttCCTTCAAAGGCTTATGCGGCTGTTATACTTCATAACACAAACTGTGATCGAGGAGACATTCAAGCAATGGAAAGCACCTTGGGGCTCGTAATATCTCTAGAAAAATACAtactcaaatgttttttcttttagaagaTAAAATGCACTGACAGTAACTGATGTCTTCATCGGAGTCTGAACTTTACTTCCAAATTTAAAGTGCCATGTTCTTTGGATTGCACAATGGAAAGAGTACGTTGAATGATACAAGCAAAAAACATGTCAGGAAAAAGGATAAATAGTTAATTTTTTCCAAGGTCTGTTTCTGTTACAAAATAGGAGAAACGTTTCAAAGCAAATGACATCAAAtagaagttaaatatttcaaacttgctttttttttttttaaacgtacaacaaaaaagaaaacagtaaggGGAAAGGATAGGATGGACAGGTGATAGGCTCCACCCCCTGGATGAACAGAGGAAGTCATGATTGGATAGATACTTGTGGTTTGCTGATAAATCAACACTGCCATCTAGAGGACAATGTTTCACTACAGCTGCTGATACAAGTTTcctcaatttaatgtttttgcactACCTTAATCTGCTTAACTACTgtgcataaaaatgcaacacaGACTTGATTGGAGAGTTTAAGATTTTGGGTGAATGACTCCAGAATTTGCACTAAAGCTTGGAGATAAAAAAGCAAGGATGGAAAAATACAAGGTCATGACCTAGAATGCACAGCATCCATCTTTTAGAAATACAGTCCCTCCACTAGGGGTCCCTGGTCTTAAGTTATGCACCTTTTGATTTTAACATAGTTTAAAAGTACCAGaagacatttttgcattttcttttcaccaaaTAATAAACTCATTAATGTCAAATGATTTGAACGAGAGGTCAAAGTATTCCAAAGtggttaatggagggaaaaacgCCCCGAAGATCTCAGAGACAGTGAGAGAGTAGGAAGTATCTGTCCCTGATCCTACAGGCAACAGCAAACATCCAAAAAGGCACACAAGCATTTAACTtggccacacacacacgtacacgcgcgcgtgcacacacacacacacacacacgtgaaTCCACACAAAGGAAGTCGAGCACACCAGTTAAGTGGTTAAGAGGAGGTTCCAGAGTGCGCAACACGGCCGGGTCCCAGGAACGTTCCAGGTGATTGTTTCTCACTGAGGCTGAGATTGTGGTCGAATGTCAGATCAAAGGCCGCTTGTTAACCTCCTCAGTTCCCGTCTGACAGCTGGAGGGAGGCTCAATAAGAGAGGGCGGCGGGAGGGGACTGAGCTCTTCACGTTGATTAGACTTGCTCTTTGAATGCTTCTTGCGCAGCCGTGGAGGCGGCGTTGGCAGCCGCCGTCCGAACCGTCTTGTTGGCCATGACGCCGGTGGCAAACTCCTGCTGGGCCTTCTCGAAGCTGGCGCCAGTGGTACGGTAGAGCGCGTGGATCTGGAAAACAACCAGAGGGTTAATTTGACCGCTACGTTCTCAAAGGTTTGACAAATCGGTTAGAGGCTTACCTTCTTGAACATAATGAGGGACAGGACAGCCAGGGAGGTGAAGAGAGCTGCAATGAGGATCATTAGGATGCCCACCGGGACGCTTTTGTTCAGGCCAGTCAAAGCCGAGATCCAACCGCTAAGATGGAGGAACAGCACGACAGAAAATAATAACTCTACAGAGGCACGGTGACATTTCTTTCACTACTCATTCTAGCTCTGaaaccaaaaaacatgcaatttcCTGCACTAGATACTCATGTTTATCTTTACACTTTGccacaaaatgtaaagataaactgaaggaaacgacacaaaaacatttgaaggcactgagcacaacttccttcttcatgaaatgtaaacagaaatggagtggcgtcagattttagtgattgTAGGATCTATTTTGTCGTTGGTAATAGACCACAAGCCGTTTCTTCTGCTAGTCCTAGAACCGGACATTTGATTTAGTCGTGTTTACCCAAAACAGCAAAACGTGCTACAgaccacttcctgcttttggagcagtctccagAATGCTTAGCATCCATTTATGCCTTCGAAGCGCTCCACAGCTCATTTCAACCGAACagagacctaggtttttagATGGACCAGAGTTCAATCAAGCATTCAaactccccaaacaaaccagactttctaggtaAACCAACTAGAGTTTgcttaaagtggactaaacagtgatagtgtgaatgcacccttttTAAACTTGTGTTTGTTGTCAGTTCAAGATGTGTTTTGGGGTACGTCGCTACCAGCTGGGCAGATCTAGAAACTCTAATTTTTGCCTGTAGTCATTTACAAAATAGACATACACCACTTTATGTCTAAGCTGTCTGGATTGtgaacagcaattttcaagttttgccacaaATTTCTATCAGAATATAAATCTGCtaccaaatgcaaaaaaaacaaaaaaaaacaaaacctcccCTTTTTGTGAATTTCTTGTGATACAGAAACGTTTAGTCATAATCCTCCTATATAAGTGAACTACATtctgctgaaaacacaaaatgtttgaccTTATCGTCTCACCTCGCACCCCAGCCAGTAATACCAATACTCTGGAGGACGTAGACGCCAAACTGACAGATGtacacaaagaagaagacaaaaaatctgaaagagcTGTCGCTCCTGCAGGaagaacaaagaggaaaaaaatgagtGAGACAGAGGAAACATTGCCTgtattgtttgtcttttcttccaGATCTGTTTACCTGAATGCTCCGTAAAGCGGTCTGTACCAACAGACGAAAGAACAAGGCGTGAAGAGCAGCACCCAGAGGATGGACAGGCCAAAGTCCACTCCGCGTGCTGGGTCCACGCAGAACCAGGCCAGGCAGCCCACCAGGTTGGCCAGCAGCGTCCCAGCGTGAACTGAAAGTAGGATAGGAGGACGAAGGAGCGTTTACTGAAACTGGGACTGTAAGACTTTagggatgcaaacaattaattgaCTTCCGACTAACTATCAATTAATAGCATGTTAGGTCAGAATGAATTCCAGTCAATTACCTAATAATGTTCGCTTAGACCTTTTTtaagtgttgtagtttggcctccATCCAGGAGAGGGCACCGCTGGTCATTCTTAAGTAGAGCCAGCAGATACAGGAATAACGATGGCGGAGTCGGAGCATAATGGGTAAGAGAAACGGTCTGAACAGAGTTCTGTGTGGGATGCAAAAGGCACTTTATACTgttctaatttaaaatatgaacattcGCCAAGTTTTTAAAGCTAGGACTTTTAATAGCGCTCATTCACCTGACCTGCATGACGATGCAGCGTCAACTTCTCATTCAGAAATTACTGCTGCGCTACGAAAACATGGTGCCAATAAGCAAGGTCGATTCTGAGGTCTGTCGTGAGTTAATGCACTTCAAGGAGCGAAGTTTTAGCGTTTCTTCCAGACGGTACTTCTGATTGACCAGCTCTCTGTTCATGGGGAATTCAGTGCTTCATATAATctgttcttttcatcttttatgtCTCTACGGCAGAAGAACACAACAAGTTCCTGTAGTGTGAGTTTAATCATgtgagaaaaccacaattttatgtttattcGGTCAGTTTTTCAGACAGCtcacaaaataatgtaaaaaatttgatgacttaaaaaaattaataaattttaaaaacccaGCTTATTATGAAAAATTAAGCCCTATATGTTATGAAAATAAGGCCCTCTTTGTACAAGAGCAAACaagagtttaaagaaaatggCTGCCTATCAAATTATCGCTAATTGAACAATACGATCAATCGACTTTAGATTAattcattaatcaataatcCCTAGTGGGCAGAAGAAAATGCTTGCTTAATATTTCAACATGTTGATTTGGGAAACAAAACAGGTGCACTTCATTTTTCATTAGCATTTGCTTTAATAGGCGTCACTACAAAAAGCACAGAGTTTGTCTGACTGTGGGATTTCATGTCACGGTGTGGATATGACACAAGGCTGCTGGAGAGCAGACTCAAGAGAGAGTCCTGTTTTAATGCGcctcaattttttaaattttttttttaaaaacctccagCTGGTTGGCTTAACAAAGCATTTTACTGAATACTATTCTGACTTGTTCTCTTTTAGGTCTGCGTGTAGAATGGAGCGACCTTTAAGGAATCATCTGACCCACTCCTTTCATCGGACCACATGATCACACAACACGCGTTTGTCATGTGGCGACTGAATTCCACACCAAGTCCTTCATCTTCTAGTTTACACTCACACACCAGCTGCAGGATCCCAGCTTTTATTCAGATTGGACGAGAGCCGCTTGGCCTAAACAACTGAGACTCTGTTTAACTTAAGTAAACCCCCAGTGAAGACGATAACAACAacacagtgccttgtaaaaagtattcatacccctggacTACTTTTGTTCTCGCTTCTTTCATCTTACAAGCATAATcttacatgtattttattggagcAGTTTGTGTTATCATTAATACACCGACTATTAGCGGCAGGCTTAGaagaataaacagtttttaattttgagaataaGGTCATAATATTGTGAGTAAAACAGTTGTTTGAcaataaattcataattatACAATAATAAAGTAGACTACAGTAAAGTCAATACTAAATAgaacatgagaataaagtcaatattaccagaaaaaaacagaataaggtTGTATATAAGGTGGATGAAGCAGTAATTTGATGAGAATTCCTCCatgaaaaacagtcaaaacGTGGAAATGTGGAGTATAATGTCAAGTTACACTTTATCATTGGTTTAAAGTAACTAATGCGTCATCTACTAGAACATGAGGATGAAATTAGTATCAGCACCAGGACATGAAATTATCATTTCAAAGAAAGATGGTTACGTCAGATGTTGATAACTATTAAAAATGTGCTCTcattaaaactactttttctcataattttaatatttacttcTGGTAATATTGAGTATTTATTCTACTCATTTGAGTTTAATCTtgtaattggaaaaaaaaaacagaagtatcTCAATCAGGCTCTAATTGTGTAGTGAAGgcaaaaatgttacattgtttttaaaattcattcattcattaaaattcaaactttCTGAGTCAGGCCTTTGTAGAATCTCCTTTTACTAGGATTATATCTGCCTGCTCtttacaaaatagctcaagcacAGTAAAACTGCTAGAAGATTGTTTCTGAACATCAATTCTAAAATCTTGCCACCAACCCTCAATTAGACTTACAATATTATTAATACATGCGAATCTGAACAGGATGAAGCTAAACCTACGCCACTGGAGAAGTTTTGGGTAGCATATATTTATaggcaaaagttttttttattatcataaatgcaaaactgtgtgtgtttttgtacagtttctGCTTAAACAGCTTTGAGTGTCTTGTCCTTTCAGCAATTTGCCCTTTTTTAGAGTATctgtactccagttaacaattaattgataataaaaaagctgacgattatttcaataaccgATTCATCACGactaatctgattaatcatttcagctctaaatgtgaaaaagagttGTTAAGGGTTTGTAAATCCTAAAAGGTGAGAAGCCACTCACACATCCAGAGGTAGTACATGATTTTGACCGTCTTCTGGAAGTCGACAGGAATATCCACGGTGATGTCATGGTAGAAACACGGCCCCACCGGGAACTTCTCCGGGAGAGGAGGCCAGTTGTTTTTCCTGCCTGGAT
This window harbors:
- the scamp1 gene encoding secretory carrier-associated membrane protein 1 isoform X2 — protein: MDPSVTQARQTATAGPEEYNPFTDAKPSPAGMAPRSAGPGATTQPAIMRASEEPPAYSQPQAQESSGAASELLRRQEELERKAAELDRREREMQSLSASGGRKNNWPPLPEKFPVGPCFYHDITVDIPVDFQKTVKIMYYLWMFHAGTLLANLVGCLAWFCVDPARGVDFGLSILWVLLFTPCSFVCWYRPLYGAFRSDSSFRFFVFFFVYICQFGVYVLQSIGITGWGASGWISALTGLNKSVPVGILMILIAALFTSLAVLSLIMFKKIHALYRTTGASFEKAQQEFATGVMANKTVRTAAANAASTAAQEAFKEQV
- the scamp1 gene encoding secretory carrier-associated membrane protein 1 isoform X1; this encodes MSSFDSNPFADQDFSNPFQDPSVTQARQTATAGPEEYNPFTDAKPSPAGMAPRSAGPGATTQPAIMRASEEPPAYSQPQAQESSGAASELLRRQEELERKAAELDRREREMQSLSASGGRKNNWPPLPEKFPVGPCFYHDITVDIPVDFQKTVKIMYYLWMFHAGTLLANLVGCLAWFCVDPARGVDFGLSILWVLLFTPCSFVCWYRPLYGAFRSDSSFRFFVFFFVYICQFGVYVLQSIGITGWGASGWISALTGLNKSVPVGILMILIAALFTSLAVLSLIMFKKIHALYRTTGASFEKAQQEFATGVMANKTVRTAAANAASTAAQEAFKEQV